A stretch of the Thunnus thynnus chromosome 7, fThuThy2.1, whole genome shotgun sequence genome encodes the following:
- the LOC137186176 gene encoding ADP-ribosylation factor-like protein 14: MGMYGSKPQKQAQVLMLGLDGSGKTTLLYKLKYNESVVTVPTVGFNVETLETDRSSPGLTVWDVGGQRKMRPHWKHHYTDTAGVVFVVDSSDQSRLDEACKELHRVLRYESLRGVPLVVLANKQDLRGALSPEELCLRLDLRSVCEGRAWFIQPCSATTGMGLEEGFRRIVYLMKTPLKQTQEDIKVKMKAKGFSITAFHCG, encoded by the exons ATGGGTATGTATGGTTCCAAGCCTCAGAAACAAGCACAGGTCCTGATGCTGGGCCTGGACGGATCAGGGAAGACCACCTTGCTCTACAAGCTGAAGTACAATGAGAGCGTGGTGACGGTGCCAACTGTTGGCTTCAACGTGGAGACgctggagacagacaggagcaGCCCGGGGCTTACAGTGTGGGATGTGGGTGGTCAGAGGAAGATGAGGCCCCACTGGAAGCATCACTATACTGACACAGCCggagttgtgtttgtggtggACAGCTCGGACCAGAGTCGGCTGGACGAGGCCTGCAAGGAACTCCATCGG GTCCTGAGGTACGAGAGTCTCAGAGGAGTTCCTCTCGTGGTCCTCGCAAACAAACAGGACCTTCGGGGAGCTTTAAGTCCAGAAGAGCTTTGCCTGAGACTGGACTTGAGAAGCGTGTGTGAGGGCAGGGCCTGGTTCATCCAGCCCTGTTCAGCCACCACCGGCATGGGACTAGAGGAAGGTTTCAGGAGGATTGTCTATCTGATGAAGACTCCACTGAAACAGACTCAAGAGGACATTAAGGTTAAGATGAAGGCTAAGGGCTTCAGTATCACAGCTTTTCACTGTGGTTGA